The Terracoccus luteus genome includes a region encoding these proteins:
- a CDS encoding ATP-dependent helicase — protein sequence MVILRRAPAPAPADVRLDERQREALASRARVLRVLGGPGTGKSTLAVELVVDAVRHRGLRADSCLVLTASRTAAAALRQRVTARLDGTSTESLARTWQAFGFGVLRAEAALHGDPAPRLLGGPEQDVILRDLLAGHASGDVPGPSWPEGLREALPTRGFRNELRDLLMRAVEHGLGPDDLAALGREHDRPEWVAAAHVLREYDDVTSFSRYGSYDPAWVLTAAAELLEDDPLALDRLRERVRLVVVDDAQEATSAAARLLRVLVRGGGPRVVLVGDPDLAVQTFRGADPRFLASGWTELADPPRGPRPAEQLALFAPDLEAEPEPSPEAVTETDAGQPREARAEGDADGEPPGIRTVVLTESHRLGPALAGVADRVTRRIGALGGGEQRRLVAAAPRPDRCRVDVALLRSAAQETAHVAAVLRRAHLVEGVPWSDMAVVVRGSSRADTMRRLLGQAGVPVEAGSAEAPVRDEAAVRPLLHLLDEAIAVVRAGHERRDHAVDPVRAADLLLSPVGGCDTVALRRLRRRLRHDELADGGGRSSDELLAALLLEPARAAVLGPVARPAARIASALAAGAAAARLDDDGRWAAGVTAETVLWALWQGAGVGETWRRTALAGGSSGERADRDLDAVLALFDAAGAFVDRLPTAGPDTFLEHVQGQDVPGDTLLVGAQAGGRVALVTPQTAAGRQWRIVVVAGVQEGVWPDLRLRGSVLGSEDLVDVVAQRPLGFRAAQAAVRYDETRLFHVAVTRATERLLVTAVGDEDEQPSVYLDLVDPPERTRLADEVRPHTEVARTMTLPGLVGELRRDVTSPDPGVAEPALALLATAARAGVRGAHPASWWALREPSSHDPVRAPGDPVPVSPSKVTYFGECGLRWFLTTVGGEGVQLGAASVGTFVHDIVAELPDEPRERLNAEVDARWGRLGLSPGWVTDRTRREAHDMVARFVAYREAAERERARVGIETDFRVTVGRAVVAGRVDRIEREADGALRIVDLKTGTSKPTRADLAEHGQLGTYQVAVEEGGFADLGTHSAGASLVFIGKGGLANLQPAVLSQDAVSEAPDPAWARALVETTAEGMAAATFTASHGTCRTCPVKASCPVQPEGDAL from the coding sequence GTGGTCATCCTCCGTCGCGCCCCCGCCCCGGCTCCCGCCGACGTGCGGCTCGACGAGCGGCAGCGCGAGGCGCTCGCCTCGCGGGCCCGGGTGCTGCGGGTGCTCGGCGGCCCCGGCACCGGCAAGTCGACGCTGGCCGTCGAGCTCGTCGTCGACGCCGTGCGCCACCGGGGGCTGCGCGCCGACTCCTGCCTCGTGCTCACGGCCAGCCGCACCGCCGCCGCCGCCCTGCGCCAGCGCGTCACCGCCCGCCTCGACGGGACCTCGACGGAGTCGCTCGCCCGCACGTGGCAGGCCTTCGGCTTCGGGGTGCTGCGGGCCGAGGCGGCACTGCACGGCGACCCCGCCCCGCGCCTGCTCGGCGGGCCCGAGCAGGACGTCATCCTGCGTGACCTGCTCGCCGGCCACGCCTCCGGCGACGTGCCCGGCCCCTCGTGGCCGGAGGGCCTGCGCGAGGCGCTGCCCACCCGCGGGTTCCGCAACGAGCTGCGCGACCTGCTGATGCGCGCCGTCGAGCACGGGCTCGGGCCCGACGACCTCGCCGCCCTCGGCCGCGAGCACGACCGACCCGAGTGGGTCGCCGCCGCCCACGTGCTGCGTGAGTACGACGACGTCACCTCGTTCAGCCGGTACGGCTCCTACGACCCGGCCTGGGTGCTCACCGCCGCCGCCGAGCTGCTCGAGGACGACCCGCTCGCCCTCGACCGCCTGCGCGAGCGGGTGCGCCTCGTTGTCGTCGACGACGCCCAGGAGGCGACGTCGGCCGCGGCGCGCCTGCTGCGGGTGCTCGTGCGCGGCGGTGGTCCGCGGGTCGTGCTCGTCGGCGACCCCGACCTCGCCGTGCAGACCTTCCGCGGGGCCGACCCCCGCTTCCTCGCCTCGGGCTGGACCGAGCTCGCCGACCCGCCGCGCGGTCCCCGACCGGCCGAGCAGCTCGCGCTCTTCGCCCCCGACCTCGAGGCCGAGCCCGAGCCATCGCCAGAGGCCGTCACCGAGACGGATGCCGGTCAGCCGCGGGAGGCGCGAGCCGAGGGTGACGCCGATGGCGAGCCCCCCGGCATCCGCACCGTCGTGCTCACCGAGAGCCACCGCCTCGGCCCCGCGCTGGCCGGGGTGGCCGACCGCGTGACGCGGCGCATCGGCGCCCTGGGCGGCGGTGAGCAGCGACGCCTCGTCGCCGCGGCGCCCCGGCCCGACCGGTGCCGCGTCGACGTCGCCCTGCTGCGCTCGGCCGCCCAGGAGACCGCGCACGTCGCGGCCGTGCTGCGGCGGGCCCACCTCGTCGAGGGGGTGCCGTGGAGCGACATGGCCGTCGTCGTGCGCGGCTCGTCGCGGGCCGACACGATGCGCCGACTGCTCGGCCAGGCGGGGGTCCCCGTCGAGGCCGGCAGCGCCGAGGCGCCGGTGCGCGACGAGGCCGCCGTCCGACCGCTGCTGCACCTGCTCGACGAGGCCATCGCGGTCGTGCGCGCGGGCCACGAGCGGCGCGACCACGCGGTCGACCCCGTCCGCGCCGCCGACCTGCTGCTCTCGCCCGTCGGAGGCTGCGACACCGTCGCCCTGCGACGGCTGCGGCGCCGGCTCCGACACGACGAGCTCGCCGACGGCGGGGGCCGTTCGAGCGACGAGCTGCTCGCCGCGCTGCTGCTCGAGCCGGCACGGGCGGCGGTGCTGGGGCCGGTCGCCCGGCCGGCCGCCCGAATCGCGTCCGCCCTCGCCGCGGGCGCCGCGGCGGCCCGACTCGACGACGACGGCCGCTGGGCGGCCGGGGTCACGGCCGAGACCGTGCTGTGGGCGCTCTGGCAGGGCGCGGGGGTCGGGGAGACATGGCGTCGCACCGCCCTCGCCGGCGGCTCGTCGGGGGAGCGGGCCGACCGCGACCTCGACGCCGTGCTCGCGCTCTTCGACGCCGCCGGCGCCTTCGTCGACCGGCTGCCGACCGCGGGCCCGGACACCTTCCTCGAGCACGTCCAGGGGCAGGACGTTCCCGGAGACACCCTGCTCGTCGGCGCGCAGGCCGGCGGACGCGTCGCCCTCGTCACGCCGCAGACGGCGGCGGGCCGGCAGTGGCGCATCGTCGTCGTCGCCGGGGTGCAGGAGGGCGTCTGGCCCGACCTGCGGCTGCGCGGGTCGGTGCTCGGCTCGGAGGACCTCGTCGACGTCGTCGCGCAGCGGCCGCTCGGCTTCCGCGCCGCCCAGGCCGCCGTGCGCTACGACGAGACGCGCCTCTTCCACGTCGCGGTCACCCGGGCCACCGAGCGACTGCTCGTCACCGCCGTCGGCGACGAGGACGAACAGCCCTCGGTCTACCTCGACCTCGTCGACCCGCCCGAGCGCACCCGCCTCGCCGACGAGGTGCGCCCGCACACGGAGGTCGCCCGCACCATGACGCTGCCCGGGCTCGTGGGCGAGCTGCGCCGTGACGTCACGAGCCCCGACCCGGGTGTCGCCGAGCCGGCCCTCGCGCTGCTCGCCACCGCGGCGCGCGCCGGCGTGCGGGGGGCCCACCCGGCATCCTGGTGGGCCCTGCGCGAGCCGAGCAGCCACGACCCGGTGCGTGCCCCGGGCGACCCGGTGCCCGTGTCACCGTCGAAGGTCACGTACTTCGGCGAGTGCGGCCTGCGCTGGTTCCTCACGACCGTCGGGGGCGAGGGGGTGCAGCTCGGCGCCGCGTCCGTCGGGACCTTCGTGCACGACATCGTGGCCGAGCTGCCCGACGAGCCGCGCGAGCGGCTCAACGCCGAGGTCGACGCCCGCTGGGGTCGGCTCGGCCTGTCCCCGGGCTGGGTCACCGACCGCACCCGGCGCGAGGCCCACGACATGGTCGCCCGCTTCGTCGCCTACCGCGAGGCGGCCGAGCGCGAGCGCGCGCGCGTCGGCATCGAGACCGACTTCCGCGTCACCGTCGGACGGGCGGTCGTCGCCGGCCGGGTCGACCGGATCGAGCGCGAGGCCGACGGGGCCCTGCGCATCGTCGACCTCAAGACCGGGACGAGCAAGCCCACGCGGGCCGACCTCGCCGAGCACGGCCAGCTCGGCACCTACCAGGTGGCCGTCGAGGAGGGGGGCTTCGCCGACCTCGGCACCCACAGCGCGGGCGCCTCCCTCGTCTTCATCGGCAAGGGCGGGCTGGCCAACCTCCAGCCGGCGGTCCTCAGCCAGGATGCCGTGTCGGAGGCTCCCGACCCGGCGTGGGCCCGCGCCCTCGTCGAGACCACCGCCGAGGGCATGGCGGCGGCGACCTTCACCGCGTCGCACGGCACGTGCCGCACCTGCCCGGTCAAGGCCTCGTGCCCGGTCCAGCCCGAGGGGGACGCGCTGTGA